A single region of the Cucumis melo cultivar AY chromosome 3, USDA_Cmelo_AY_1.0, whole genome shotgun sequence genome encodes:
- the LOC103485462 gene encoding probable histone chaperone ASF1A isoform X2 yields the protein MFFGFKIQYLEWKLIYVGSAEVETYDQLLECVLVGPVNVGNYRFVLQADPPDPSKIPEEDIIGVTVLLLTCSYMGQEFIRVGYYVNNDYDDEQLREEPPAKVLIDRVQRNILSDKPRVTKFPINFYPETNDSGEEPPSNDPVSAETDGDEQLLASPEHPSNDQNP from the exons ATGTTCTTTGGTTTTAAAATACAGT ATTTGGAATGGAAACTAATTTACGTGGGGTCTGCTGAGGTTGAGACATATGATCAACTATTGGAGTGTGTTCTTGTGGGACCTGTCAATGTTGGTAACTATCGTTTTGTATTGCAG GCTGACCCTCCAGACCCGTCCAAAATCCCTGAAGAAGATATCATTGGTGTAACTGTACTTCTGTTGACCTGCTCATATATGGGTCAGGAGTTCATCCGTGTTGGTTACTACGTAAACAATGATTATGATGATGAGCAGCTCAGAGAAGAACCTCCAGCCAAAGTTTTGATCGATAGGGTTCAGAGAAACATCCTATCTGATAAACCCAGGGTTACAAAGTTTCCCATTAATTTCTACCCTGAGACTAATGATAGTGGAGAGGAACCTCCTTCTAACGATCCTGTATCAGCAGAAACTGACGGTGACGAACAACTACTTGCTTCTCCTGAACATCCTTCAAACGATCAAAATCCCTAG
- the LOC103485462 gene encoding probable histone chaperone ASF1A isoform X1: MSAVNITNVAVLDNPSPFSTPLQFEISYECLSALKYDLEWKLIYVGSAEVETYDQLLECVLVGPVNVGNYRFVLQADPPDPSKIPEEDIIGVTVLLLTCSYMGQEFIRVGYYVNNDYDDEQLREEPPAKVLIDRVQRNILSDKPRVTKFPINFYPETNDSGEEPPSNDPVSAETDGDEQLLASPEHPSNDQNP, encoded by the exons ATGAGCGCTGTTAATATCACCAACGTTGCAGTTCTTGATAACCCGTCTCCCTTCTCTACTCCCCTTCAGTTTGAGATCTCCTACGAGTGTTTGTCTGCTCTCAAATACG ATTTGGAATGGAAACTAATTTACGTGGGGTCTGCTGAGGTTGAGACATATGATCAACTATTGGAGTGTGTTCTTGTGGGACCTGTCAATGTTGGTAACTATCGTTTTGTATTGCAG GCTGACCCTCCAGACCCGTCCAAAATCCCTGAAGAAGATATCATTGGTGTAACTGTACTTCTGTTGACCTGCTCATATATGGGTCAGGAGTTCATCCGTGTTGGTTACTACGTAAACAATGATTATGATGATGAGCAGCTCAGAGAAGAACCTCCAGCCAAAGTTTTGATCGATAGGGTTCAGAGAAACATCCTATCTGATAAACCCAGGGTTACAAAGTTTCCCATTAATTTCTACCCTGAGACTAATGATAGTGGAGAGGAACCTCCTTCTAACGATCCTGTATCAGCAGAAACTGACGGTGACGAACAACTACTTGCTTCTCCTGAACATCCTTCAAACGATCAAAATCCCTAG